A region from the Nonlabens sp. YIK11 genome encodes:
- a CDS encoding 3'-5' exonuclease, which produces MKLNLHRPICFFDLETTGTNISKDRIVEISIHKVFPDGSEKTYTYRVNPTVPIPAETTAVHGITDDMVADEPTFKELAREINKIIKDSDLAGFNSNRFDIPLLAEEMLRADVDFDMGNRNAIDVQNIFHKMEQRTLVAAYKFYCDKDLTDAHSAEADTIATYEVLKGQLERYPELDNDMKSLAEFSTRRKPVDFAGMLAYNEKGEECFNFGKHKGKLVVDVLENEPGYYSWIQNADFPLYTKKVLTAIKLRGFNQ; this is translated from the coding sequence ATGAAGCTCAACCTACATCGTCCCATCTGTTTTTTTGATCTGGAAACCACTGGAACCAATATTTCCAAGGATCGAATTGTTGAGATTTCCATTCATAAGGTGTTTCCTGATGGTAGTGAAAAGACGTATACCTACAGGGTGAATCCAACAGTCCCGATTCCAGCAGAAACTACTGCAGTACACGGTATTACAGATGATATGGTGGCTGATGAGCCCACTTTTAAAGAGCTTGCCCGCGAGATCAATAAGATTATCAAGGACTCTGATCTGGCTGGGTTCAACTCCAACCGTTTTGATATCCCATTGTTAGCCGAGGAAATGTTGCGTGCCGATGTGGACTTTGATATGGGCAATAGAAATGCGATCGATGTGCAGAATATCTTCCACAAAATGGAACAGCGCACGCTAGTCGCGGCCTATAAATTCTACTGTGATAAGGACCTTACTGACGCACACAGCGCAGAGGCAGATACCATCGCGACCTATGAGGTGCTCAAGGGCCAGTTGGAACGTTATCCGGAGCTTGATAATGACATGAAATCCCTAGCAGAATTTTCTACCAGACGCAAACCTGTGGATTTTGCAGGTATGCTAGCTTATAATGAGAAAGGTGAGGAGTGCTTCAACTTTGGTAAGCACAAAGGCAAACTTGTCGTGGATGTGCTTGAAAATGAGCCAGGTTATTATAGCTGGATCCAGAACGCAGATTTCCCACTTTATACAAAAAAGGTCTTGACTGCCATCAAACTGCGCGGATTTAACCAGTAG
- a CDS encoding glycosyl hydrolase family 16 yields the protein MMKKRYNIIWKSLALLGVAAAILIGCEREISDDAVEALFSDNPDVFIDEFSSGLDYFPFGGSKLDAFTVDTETVFEGSAAMRFDVPNVGDPDGAFAGAIFRDLNGGRNLTKYDALTFYAKATTAGTINEIGFGQDFGDAKYLVTRQNLRLTTNWKKYIIPIPDPSVLTQESGLLWYAEGPEDGDGYTFWLDTVQFERLGTVAQPRAAIFNGEDVNQQTFIGASVSVTGITQTFNTANGQDVTVIPAPAYFQYTSSNPSVATVDESGVINVTGTGTTLITATILGEEAAGSLTLESLGEFEQAPTPDRDPANVISIFSDAYNNVPVDYYNGFFNGDGQTTLGGAPPININGQEVINYTNLNFVGIGAFMDVSPIDASQMTHIHVDINVQEAIQAGDQLTLQLLNGVQTANETSGRKVISGADLRTNEWVGFDIPLGEFTGLGVRDAIGLLFFISNNAANVPTISNIYVDNIYFYKDVVQPSGNVNDAAATQVALPIGFESPTLNYDLTGFEGAVPERAANPMPSGINPTANVVQSLKSNNAAFFAGNILELDAPIDFSSSQKFRMKVLSPKSGIPIRIQLEDAANTDGARKFLDATTTTSNEWEELEWDFSGLNPGSNLVRVVVFFEFVPGRNGDGSTYYFDDIKILN from the coding sequence ATGATGAAAAAGAGATATAATATAATTTGGAAAAGCCTAGCACTTCTGGGCGTGGCCGCAGCTATTTTGATAGGTTGTGAACGTGAAATTTCAGACGATGCTGTAGAAGCGTTGTTCTCAGATAATCCAGACGTTTTTATTGACGAATTCAGTTCTGGATTGGACTATTTCCCATTTGGAGGTTCTAAACTAGATGCCTTTACGGTAGATACCGAAACAGTTTTTGAAGGGTCTGCAGCGATGCGATTTGATGTGCCTAATGTTGGAGATCCAGATGGGGCTTTCGCAGGTGCCATTTTCAGAGATTTGAATGGAGGACGCAACTTGACTAAGTACGATGCGTTGACTTTTTACGCAAAAGCTACTACGGCTGGTACCATAAATGAAATTGGATTTGGTCAAGACTTTGGAGATGCTAAATATTTAGTAACTCGACAAAACTTGAGATTGACTACTAATTGGAAGAAATATATTATTCCTATTCCAGACCCTTCTGTACTTACTCAAGAATCTGGATTGTTGTGGTATGCAGAAGGTCCTGAAGATGGTGATGGTTATACCTTTTGGCTGGACACGGTTCAGTTTGAAAGACTTGGGACCGTAGCTCAACCTAGAGCGGCAATCTTTAATGGTGAAGATGTGAATCAACAAACATTTATAGGTGCGTCGGTCAGCGTTACTGGTATTACTCAAACATTTAATACTGCAAATGGTCAGGACGTCACAGTTATTCCTGCTCCAGCTTATTTTCAATATACATCCTCAAATCCATCAGTAGCAACGGTTGATGAAAGTGGAGTAATCAATGTAACTGGAACTGGAACGACACTGATTACTGCGACCATTTTAGGAGAAGAAGCCGCTGGATCACTAACATTAGAATCGTTAGGTGAATTTGAACAGGCACCTACACCAGATCGTGATCCTGCAAATGTCATTTCTATTTTTAGTGATGCCTATAACAATGTACCTGTAGATTATTACAACGGGTTCTTTAATGGAGACGGACAAACAACCCTTGGTGGTGCACCACCTATCAATATCAATGGACAAGAAGTAATCAATTATACAAACTTAAACTTTGTGGGTATCGGTGCTTTTATGGATGTTTCTCCCATTGATGCATCCCAAATGACGCATATTCACGTCGACATTAACGTGCAGGAAGCTATTCAAGCTGGTGATCAATTGACACTGCAATTGTTGAATGGAGTTCAAACCGCTAATGAAACTTCTGGAAGAAAAGTCATCAGCGGTGCAGATTTAAGAACTAATGAATGGGTAGGCTTTGATATACCGCTAGGAGAATTTACAGGTCTAGGCGTTAGAGATGCGATCGGTTTACTATTCTTCATCTCAAATAATGCAGCAAACGTTCCTACAATATCAAATATTTATGTGGACAATATTTATTTCTATAAGGATGTGGTACAGCCATCAGGAAATGTGAACGACGCTGCTGCAACCCAAGTCGCACTACCCATAGGATTTGAATCTCCAACGCTCAATTACGATTTGACAGGATTTGAAGGTGCAGTGCCTGAAAGAGCCGCTAATCCTATGCCGTCAGGAATCAACCCTACTGCAAATGTGGTACAGTCCTTAAAAAGTAATAACGCAGCATTCTTTGCGGGTAACATTTTAGAATTGGATGCTCCTATAGATTTTTCCAGTTCCCAAAAATTCAGGATGAAGGTCTTATCTCCTAAATCAGGAATTCCCATAAGAATACAACTGGAAGATGCCGCTAATACTGATGGGGCAAGAAAATTCCTGGATGCGACTACCACTACATCAAATGAATGGGAAGAATTGGAATGGGATTTCAGTGGACTTAATCCTGGATCAAACTTGGTGCGAGTTGTAGTATTCTTTGAATTTGTTCCAGGTCGCAATGGTGATGGCAGTACCTACTATTTTGATGATATAAAAATTTTAAATTAA
- a CDS encoding O-antigen translocase produces MRQLLRYFNRNLLLKVAGFNSIHIVIRIATGAVMSWVVANFLGTTGMAVMGNFRNFFQGLQTFSVLGMENGLVRYAAQHKDNIQELKSIFSTAWIAALAASLLIGVTVFFMATCLDAYLIGLDRSYAFIFRGLAITMPFYILFIMVSSILQGFEWYKTYVSVNIVINLIAFGTSVLLIYNYLLDGAMIAIVATPVLQCVIAVIIWWRLKRTFTLKELLSNGFSQDKFKPLMSYSSMALISALLIPVTFIAVRQDVRGVLGDTTAGNWEGLQRISGYYMMFVTTLVSLYVLPNLSKDASYQNYRSTVFHFYKTILIPISLGLVAIYLSRDLIVSYLFSEEFTGMLPLFKWQLAGDFIKAITTVLAFRFIAVNDLKRYAIAEVVSLASFFIANYFLIRIYGSQGVVMAHLASYLIYLVAIVVMLRKELFNN; encoded by the coding sequence ATGAGACAATTGCTGCGATACTTCAATCGCAATTTGTTGCTTAAAGTTGCCGGTTTCAATTCCATTCACATTGTTATACGCATTGCTACTGGTGCGGTCATGTCTTGGGTAGTGGCTAATTTTCTGGGCACGACAGGAATGGCTGTGATGGGAAATTTCCGCAACTTTTTTCAAGGGCTGCAAACCTTTAGTGTTTTAGGAATGGAAAATGGATTGGTGCGCTATGCAGCCCAACATAAAGACAATATACAAGAACTTAAATCCATTTTCTCTACCGCATGGATCGCAGCGCTTGCGGCATCTTTGCTTATAGGAGTGACCGTTTTTTTTATGGCTACTTGTCTAGATGCTTATCTCATTGGCCTAGATCGCAGCTACGCCTTCATTTTTAGAGGTCTTGCGATCACCATGCCGTTCTATATTCTGTTCATCATGGTCAGTTCCATATTACAAGGTTTTGAATGGTATAAGACCTATGTCTCAGTTAATATTGTGATCAATTTGATCGCTTTTGGAACTAGCGTATTATTGATTTACAATTATTTGTTGGATGGAGCGATGATTGCCATTGTCGCAACTCCAGTACTACAGTGTGTGATCGCGGTGATTATCTGGTGGCGTTTGAAAAGGACTTTTACTTTAAAGGAATTGCTATCAAATGGCTTTTCTCAAGATAAATTCAAGCCATTGATGAGCTACAGCAGCATGGCGTTGATCAGTGCCTTGTTGATACCAGTAACTTTCATTGCGGTACGACAGGATGTGCGAGGCGTTTTGGGCGATACCACCGCAGGCAATTGGGAAGGTTTACAACGTATTTCTGGATACTACATGATGTTCGTAACAACCCTAGTGAGTTTGTATGTATTACCTAATTTAAGTAAAGACGCATCTTATCAGAATTACAGATCTACTGTTTTCCATTTCTATAAAACGATATTGATTCCTATCAGCTTAGGTTTGGTCGCTATTTACTTGAGTAGAGATCTTATTGTCAGCTACCTCTTTTCTGAAGAGTTTACAGGAATGTTACCTTTATTCAAGTGGCAGCTCGCTGGTGATTTCATCAAAGCAATCACCACGGTTCTTGCCTTTAGATTCATTGCGGTGAATGACTTGAAGCGTTATGCGATTGCTGAGGTGGTGAGTTTGGCCTCTTTTTTTATAGCCAACTACTTTTTGATCAGAATTTATGGCAGTCAAGGCGTCGTCATGGCTCACCTCGCCAGTTACTTGATTTATCTAGTAGCGATTGTGGTGATGTTGCGTAAGGAATTATTCAACAATTAA
- a CDS encoding family 16 glycosylhydrolase: MRKIRNDRPLHFWGLFTMALIVMTTVSCENDEKQTVTTLNKLVLAEEFDVDGAPDPNLWSYDLGDGTARGLVGWGNNELQFYTDRPENIVVEDGMLKITAIRENFQGSQYTSARILTKNKFQKKYGRFEARMKLPYSQGIWPAFWMLGDDQNGTLVWPQLGEIDIMEYRGQNPTEVLGSVHGPGYSGGNAQSKSYMLTNDRFDTDFHIFGIEWGPNYINYYVDDVLYNQITPDDVDGEWVFNNNEFYMLINLAVGGSFVGAPNENTVLPQTLFVDYVRVYE; this comes from the coding sequence ATGAGAAAGATAAGAAACGATAGACCTCTTCATTTTTGGGGCTTGTTCACGATGGCCTTAATAGTTATGACAACAGTAAGCTGTGAGAATGATGAAAAGCAGACGGTGACCACTTTGAATAAATTAGTCCTTGCAGAGGAGTTTGATGTGGACGGTGCGCCAGATCCTAACTTATGGAGTTACGATCTAGGCGATGGTACGGCACGTGGACTGGTAGGTTGGGGAAACAATGAACTCCAATTTTACACCGACCGACCAGAAAACATCGTGGTGGAAGATGGCATGTTAAAGATCACTGCGATAAGAGAAAACTTTCAGGGATCTCAATACACGTCAGCTAGAATTCTGACTAAAAATAAATTCCAAAAGAAATATGGGCGCTTTGAAGCCAGAATGAAGCTGCCCTACAGCCAGGGAATCTGGCCGGCATTCTGGATGCTGGGCGACGATCAAAATGGTACATTGGTCTGGCCACAATTGGGCGAGATCGACATTATGGAGTATCGCGGTCAGAATCCTACTGAAGTTTTAGGAAGCGTTCACGGACCAGGATATTCTGGTGGCAATGCGCAATCAAAATCCTACATGCTTACCAATGATAGGTTTGATACAGATTTCCACATTTTTGGAATAGAATGGGGACCTAACTACATCAACTATTATGTGGATGATGTGCTTTACAATCAAATCACACCAGACGATGTCGATGGCGAGTGGGTTTTTAACAACAATGAATTTTATATGTTGATCAATCTTGCTGTAGGCGGCTCCTTTGTAGGCGCACCCAATGAAAACACCGTGCTTCCGCAAACTCTATTTGTGGATTACGTGAGGGTTTACGAGTAA
- a CDS encoding glycoside hydrolase family 2 TIM barrel-domain containing protein → MKKFFLSILLIFSISLSFSQVQKVSVMDDVNGQTLIVDGKPFIINGMNWDYVPIGKNYSYNFWAQSDDFIKAALDSEMGLLKNMGVNTIRVYVGIQPKWVQFIYENYGIYTMINHSFGRYGLTINGTWFPNTEYADPATQELLLRETKAMVEEFKDTPGLLMFMLGNENNYGLSWGGAETEDIPIETEGTVITRARAMYKLFNEAVVEMKKLDTQHPVAICNGDLLYLDLVAEYCTDIDIYATNMYRGVSFSDAFERVKNELGKPIMFSEFGADAFNALDNREDQKMQAYYMLNNWKEIYENVAGLGKAENSLGGFTFQFSDGWWKRGQTKDLDIHNTEASWLSGGYTLDTDGTTKNMNEEWFGICAKGFSNERGLYDLYPRAAYYTLKEVHQLNPYASNMTLESMENYFDSISLMDAVLRGRGDAAALGGGGSGPKLAISNLSARFTTFTTGGSLITTPETADPDSNAFPDELGFDHMQSYFIGIEGKPAANMRANVNFNVIGKVAQNPINEIFYENRARPVVSLDQNNQRVIIDDVNRVNVYDAEFEWNAKDFDLRGFYRTGHYHWGYEGDFFGLYPEANYGPNLDIYGGEILGAEIDGKGVLDGAKAAFGPQLWWGANPTALFKYRRKIAGVDVTGIYHRDVETEIILGDDGRRELDANQLRSGIIPPFPTERATIVLEKEIGKFGFTLGGIWAGSPLNGTTYQDVAGSPGNYTVFQDRVKSSDNWGGKAKITYQGGKINWYAQGGINGLVAQGGADQTQTFTGWRLKDIGSGNMSNFLTGFTYSLGDWQIAPNFLYQKPLVEAIPNDAGAPARLRNVIDDPFAVRANRETTAGELLLTFDPTPGTWFYEWDNDRSEDAPLAFSAGFVFWHLPTKQDAHIGFNANRTFFPFPDSVPAEDLWEANSRVVSKISPELALIGNLYYGKSQPNGDSERLIYRYGGDVRLVYNKMKLVSEVKVNDWGPYDYHRDFNLTFPLQLMLDLSYSIGKPDWFILPSTVMGIRGTWRSLDQFSPRYSPNNAAEFANQPTISPVGFPNGSEWEIRTYVHINIGK, encoded by the coding sequence ATGAAAAAGTTCTTTTTAAGCATTTTATTGATTTTTTCAATATCCCTGAGTTTTTCTCAGGTTCAGAAAGTATCAGTGATGGACGATGTTAACGGTCAGACATTGATTGTTGACGGCAAACCATTCATCATTAATGGTATGAACTGGGATTATGTACCTATTGGTAAGAACTACTCCTATAATTTCTGGGCACAGTCGGATGACTTTATAAAGGCAGCCTTAGACAGCGAGATGGGATTGCTAAAAAATATGGGAGTGAATACGATACGTGTCTATGTAGGTATTCAACCTAAATGGGTTCAGTTCATATATGAGAATTATGGAATATATACCATGATCAATCATTCCTTTGGGCGTTATGGTTTGACCATCAATGGCACTTGGTTCCCAAATACAGAGTATGCTGATCCAGCCACTCAAGAGCTACTACTTAGGGAAACGAAAGCTATGGTTGAGGAGTTTAAGGACACGCCTGGATTGTTGATGTTTATGCTAGGAAATGAAAACAACTACGGACTTTCTTGGGGTGGAGCAGAGACCGAAGATATTCCTATAGAGACAGAAGGTACAGTTATCACAAGAGCTAGAGCAATGTATAAATTGTTTAATGAGGCTGTTGTTGAGATGAAAAAACTAGATACACAGCATCCAGTGGCAATCTGTAATGGAGACCTTTTATACTTAGACCTAGTGGCTGAATACTGTACAGACATTGATATTTATGCTACCAACATGTATCGTGGTGTTTCTTTTAGTGACGCTTTTGAAAGGGTGAAAAATGAATTAGGTAAGCCCATCATGTTTTCAGAGTTTGGTGCAGATGCCTTTAACGCATTGGACAATCGTGAAGATCAAAAAATGCAGGCGTATTACATGCTCAATAATTGGAAAGAGATTTACGAGAACGTTGCTGGATTAGGAAAAGCTGAAAATTCCTTAGGAGGGTTCACTTTTCAATTTAGTGACGGTTGGTGGAAACGTGGACAAACCAAAGATCTCGACATTCATAATACAGAAGCAAGTTGGTTGAGCGGTGGTTATACCTTGGATACCGATGGCACCACCAAAAACATGAATGAAGAATGGTTTGGGATCTGTGCCAAAGGATTTTCAAATGAACGAGGTCTTTATGATTTGTATCCGCGAGCGGCCTATTATACCTTAAAAGAAGTTCATCAACTTAATCCATATGCCAGTAACATGACTTTAGAAAGTATGGAGAATTACTTTGACAGCATTAGTCTGATGGATGCGGTGCTACGTGGTCGTGGTGATGCAGCTGCTTTAGGTGGTGGCGGTAGTGGGCCCAAATTAGCAATCAGTAACCTTAGTGCCAGATTCACCACTTTTACTACTGGTGGATCCTTAATCACCACTCCAGAGACAGCAGATCCAGATTCCAACGCCTTTCCAGATGAATTGGGCTTTGATCACATGCAATCTTATTTTATAGGTATAGAAGGAAAGCCAGCTGCTAATATGCGTGCTAATGTCAACTTCAACGTCATTGGCAAAGTCGCGCAAAATCCTATCAATGAAATATTTTATGAGAACAGGGCGAGACCAGTTGTCTCCTTGGATCAGAATAATCAGCGTGTTATCATTGACGATGTGAATCGTGTAAATGTTTATGATGCAGAGTTTGAATGGAATGCTAAAGACTTTGATTTACGTGGATTCTATAGGACCGGACATTATCATTGGGGTTATGAAGGTGACTTCTTTGGATTGTATCCAGAAGCAAATTACGGACCTAACTTAGATATTTACGGCGGTGAAATCTTAGGAGCTGAAATCGATGGAAAAGGAGTATTAGACGGTGCAAAAGCAGCTTTTGGACCACAACTTTGGTGGGGTGCCAACCCAACCGCTCTCTTCAAGTACCGTAGAAAGATAGCTGGAGTAGATGTTACTGGAATCTACCATCGCGATGTTGAAACTGAAATAATTTTAGGAGATGATGGCCGTCGTGAATTAGATGCCAATCAATTACGTAGTGGTATTATTCCTCCATTCCCAACAGAAAGAGCGACCATCGTTTTAGAAAAGGAGATTGGTAAATTTGGATTTACTTTAGGAGGTATTTGGGCTGGAAGTCCTCTTAATGGAACTACTTATCAAGATGTTGCAGGTAGTCCTGGAAACTATACTGTTTTTCAAGATAGAGTCAAGTCAAGCGACAATTGGGGTGGAAAAGCCAAAATCACATACCAAGGCGGTAAAATCAATTGGTATGCACAAGGTGGTATTAATGGTTTGGTAGCTCAAGGCGGTGCAGATCAAACACAAACATTTACCGGTTGGAGGTTGAAGGACATAGGTAGTGGTAACATGTCTAATTTTCTTACTGGATTTACTTATTCTTTAGGTGATTGGCAAATAGCACCCAATTTTTTATACCAGAAACCACTAGTTGAGGCGATCCCTAATGATGCTGGAGCACCCGCAAGATTGAGAAATGTTATTGATGACCCATTTGCCGTACGAGCTAATCGTGAAACTACCGCTGGAGAATTGCTGCTGACGTTTGACCCGACTCCTGGTACATGGTTTTATGAATGGGACAATGATAGATCTGAAGACGCTCCGCTGGCATTTAGTGCGGGATTTGTTTTCTGGCATTTACCAACGAAGCAAGACGCCCACATTGGTTTTAATGCCAATAGAACTTTCTTCCCTTTCCCAGATTCAGTTCCTGCTGAAGATTTATGGGAAGCTAATAGTAGAGTAGTTTCTAAGATTTCCCCAGAACTGGCATTAATCGGTAATCTATATTACGGTAAGTCCCAACCGAATGGAGATAGTGAAAGACTAATCTATCGATATGGTGGTGATGTAAGATTGGTGTACAATAAAATGAAGCTGGTTTCAGAAGTTAAGGTAAATGATTGGGGTCCTTATGATTATCACAGAGACTTTAACCTAACATTCCCGCTGCAATTGATGTTGGATCTTTCTTATTCGATAGGTAAACCAGATTGGTTCATTTTACCAAGCACAGTCATGGGTATAAGAGGTACCTGGAGATCTTTAGATCAATTCTCACCTAGATACAGCCCTAATAATGCTGCCGAATTTGCCAACCAACCAACCATCAGTCCTGTTGGATTCCCTAATGGATCTGAATGGGAAATAAGAACTTACGTTCATATCAATATTGGAAAATAA
- a CDS encoding triple tyrosine motif-containing protein — MKVFLFIASFFFSFLLVQAQELPPVRNFSPATYGAENQNWKIAQSEDRNIFFANNQGLLEYNGEHWYLYPTPNESIMRSVEWHEDRVYTGSYMDFGYWERQNDGTLAYTSIVDSLNVPILEDEQFWDIISSESIVLIQSLGRIYAYNPENKTVQIVVEKQGLTKIFKVGNGIYFHVNGQGLYQIVSGEPQLIIKQDLIDGNVIGMRDSDRGIKLVTAANSLYVFENDSLELISTNQFSRPVTVYSAVAIEGEGFALGTISNGLLVMDGTGVVDYQINQSNGLSNNTVLSVFVDVDDNLWAGLDNGIDYINLTSRFKTFIDREGKLGTIYDAIYHKGHLYLGSNQGLYVRPPNQKTFEFIGGTKGQVWALKEIDGTLFCGHNLGTFIIDGKIATQIAFEEGTWDVQPLEGTTDLILQGNYSGLFVLQRENNTWSLRNKLEGFDISSKDLVIDGQQIYVGHEYKGLYELDVSDDFRTVGNYKLIDAVGTGINSDVIQLGGDVLYSTPRGIYVKTETSDSFKKNEVLSSFIESNGYTSGKMIKINEGSFWMFSDQSLIQINKEPINDTFEAKNILIPHFKRSETKGYESLIQLPNQNYLIATSQGYLLWDNRETEEVNGKIVIDRVRISNRNGSNELLDLDQDNSMDHRTNVVEFFFHVTDYNVFDSVKYQYFLDGDSDSWSDVFEKGSILFENLNHGDYQLRIRSIVNGSISEDEAVFAFTIEPPFYLSRTAIVIYVILSLGILFLVGRIFKWYYNRKRNLDLEKQRQQMELDLLKSQKDIADLKNQQLNSDIESRNRDLAIKTMAMIRKNETLNQLRGELDNLPTTQESKSLKKMLDKSLNSKQDWVAFEEAFNNADKDFFKKIKEKHPNLTSGDLRLCVYLRLNLSSKEIAPLLNISPRSVEIKRYRLRKKMGLSRDDSLTGYIVEI, encoded by the coding sequence TTGAAGGTATTTCTATTTATTGCCAGCTTTTTCTTTAGTTTTCTCTTGGTGCAGGCGCAAGAGTTGCCACCGGTGCGCAACTTTTCACCAGCAACCTACGGCGCCGAAAATCAAAACTGGAAGATCGCACAGTCTGAGGACCGAAATATATTTTTCGCGAATAATCAAGGACTGTTAGAGTACAATGGAGAACATTGGTATCTATATCCAACACCTAACGAGAGCATCATGCGGTCTGTTGAGTGGCATGAAGATCGTGTCTATACAGGATCTTATATGGATTTTGGTTACTGGGAGCGACAAAACGATGGGACGCTGGCTTATACATCCATTGTTGATTCCCTCAACGTTCCCATACTGGAAGATGAGCAATTCTGGGACATCATCTCTAGTGAATCTATTGTTTTAATACAGTCCTTAGGTCGTATTTATGCCTATAACCCAGAAAATAAAACGGTTCAAATCGTCGTAGAAAAACAAGGGCTCACCAAAATCTTCAAAGTTGGCAATGGGATCTACTTTCATGTAAATGGGCAAGGCCTTTATCAGATTGTAAGTGGCGAGCCGCAGCTCATCATTAAGCAGGATTTGATAGATGGCAACGTCATAGGTATGCGAGATAGTGATCGAGGAATCAAGCTTGTTACTGCCGCAAATTCCCTTTATGTATTTGAGAATGATTCTCTGGAACTTATCTCGACCAATCAATTTTCCAGGCCGGTCACGGTTTATTCTGCAGTGGCCATAGAAGGTGAAGGTTTTGCCTTAGGAACCATATCCAACGGTTTGTTAGTCATGGATGGTACTGGTGTGGTGGACTATCAAATAAATCAATCCAATGGCTTGTCAAACAATACCGTTTTATCTGTATTTGTGGATGTAGATGACAATTTGTGGGCAGGTCTAGATAATGGTATTGATTATATCAACCTTACCTCAAGGTTCAAAACTTTCATAGATAGAGAAGGTAAGCTGGGAACTATTTATGATGCTATTTATCATAAAGGACACCTGTATCTGGGATCGAATCAAGGATTGTATGTTAGACCACCCAATCAAAAAACGTTTGAATTTATTGGAGGAACTAAAGGTCAGGTATGGGCTTTAAAGGAGATTGATGGAACCTTATTCTGTGGTCACAACCTTGGAACCTTTATCATCGACGGTAAGATAGCCACCCAAATTGCTTTTGAGGAAGGAACGTGGGACGTACAACCACTAGAAGGAACTACAGATCTTATACTTCAGGGAAATTATAGTGGTCTTTTTGTTTTACAAAGAGAAAATAACACGTGGAGTCTCAGAAATAAACTGGAAGGATTTGACATAAGCTCTAAAGATCTGGTGATAGATGGTCAACAGATTTATGTAGGACATGAGTACAAAGGATTGTATGAACTTGATGTAAGCGACGATTTCCGCACCGTTGGAAATTATAAACTTATAGATGCCGTAGGTACTGGAATTAATTCTGATGTGATTCAATTAGGTGGTGACGTTCTGTATTCCACACCACGAGGTATTTATGTCAAGACCGAGACATCTGATAGTTTTAAAAAAAATGAGGTGCTATCATCGTTTATAGAATCCAATGGATATACTTCTGGTAAGATGATCAAAATCAATGAAGGTTCCTTCTGGATGTTTTCTGATCAATCATTGATTCAAATTAACAAAGAGCCCATCAACGATACGTTTGAAGCTAAGAACATCTTGATACCGCACTTTAAAAGATCTGAAACTAAAGGGTATGAAAGCCTGATTCAATTACCCAACCAAAACTATCTCATCGCAACGTCTCAAGGTTATCTGCTTTGGGATAATAGGGAGACTGAAGAGGTCAATGGAAAAATAGTAATCGATAGGGTGCGCATAAGCAATAGGAATGGCTCTAACGAACTATTGGATCTTGATCAAGACAACAGCATGGATCACAGAACTAATGTAGTTGAGTTCTTTTTTCATGTGACCGATTACAACGTGTTCGACAGTGTTAAGTATCAATACTTTTTAGATGGAGACAGTGATTCATGGTCTGATGTTTTTGAGAAGGGTTCCATTCTCTTTGAAAATTTGAATCATGGAGACTATCAACTTAGGATAAGGTCTATCGTTAACGGTTCGATTTCAGAGGATGAGGCTGTTTTTGCCTTCACGATCGAACCGCCGTTTTATCTTTCAAGGACAGCAATCGTAATTTATGTGATCTTATCCTTAGGTATTCTATTCCTTGTAGGACGCATTTTTAAATGGTATTACAATAGAAAAAGAAATCTGGATCTAGAGAAGCAGCGTCAGCAAATGGAGCTTGATCTACTAAAAAGTCAAAAGGATATCGCTGACCTTAAAAATCAACAACTTAATTCTGATATTGAATCCAGAAACAGAGACTTAGCCATTAAAACAATGGCTATGATTAGGAAGAACGAAACTCTTAATCAGTTGAGAGGCGAGTTAGATAACTTACCTACTACTCAAGAATCCAAATCCTTAAAAAAGATGCTGGATAAGAGTTTAAACAGTAAACAAGATTGGGTCGCTTTTGAAGAAGCCTTCAATAATGCGGATAAAGACTTTTTCAAAAAGATAAAGGAGAAACATCCTAATTTGACGTCTGGTGATTTGCGCCTATGTGTGTATTTAAGACTCAATCTTTCTTCTAAAGAGATCGCTCCGCTTTTAAATATTTCTCCTCGTAGTGTAGAAATTAAGCGATATCGTTTGCGTAAAAAAATGGGATTATCTCGAGATGATAGTCTTACTGGATACATTGTTGAGATTTAA